One genomic segment of Canis lupus baileyi chromosome 9, mCanLup2.hap1, whole genome shotgun sequence includes these proteins:
- the ARF6 gene encoding ADP-ribosylation factor 6, with translation MGKVLSKIFGNKEMRILMLGLDAAGKTTILYKLKLGQSVTTIPTVGFNVETVTYKNVKFNVWDVGGQDKIRPLWRHYYTGTQGLIFVVDCADRDRIDEARQELHRIINDREMRDAIILIFANKQDLPDAMKPHEIQEKLGLTRIRDRNWYVQPSCATSGDGLYEGLTWLTSNYKS, from the coding sequence ATGGGGAAGGTGCTATCCAAGATCTTCGGGAACAAGGAAATGCGGATCCTCATGTTGGGCCTGGACGCGGCCGGCAAGACAACAATCCTGTACAAGTTGAAGCTGGGCCAGTCGGTGACCACCATTCCCACAGTGGGTTTCAACGTGGAGACCGTGACTTACAAAAACGTCAAGTTCAACGTATGGGATGTGGGCGGCCAGGACAAGATCCGGCCGCTCTGGCGGCATTACTACACCGGGACCCAGGGTCTGATCTTCGTAGTGGACTGCGCCGACCGCGACCGCATCGACGAGGCCCGCCAGGAGCTGCACCGCATTATCAATGACCGGGAGATGAGGGACGCCATAATCCTCATCTTCGCCAACAAACAGGACCTGCCTGATGCCATGAAACCCCACGAGATCCAGGAGAAACTGGGCCTGACCCGGATTCGGGACAGGAACTGGTATGTGCAGCCCTCCTGTGCCACCTCAGGGGATGGACTCTATGAGGGGCTCACATGGTTAACCTCTAACTACAAATCCTAA